One Leptolyngbya sp. CCY15150 genomic window carries:
- a CDS encoding chorismate lyase, translating into MTSAFESVRSTLASPPWYALQPIWQGGEEVVQQGLPHDQLAPTWQILMLGDGSPTRHLQLLTGERTDVDVIDMSLIGCDRDQAPNVIDVIPGPRLRRQVWLRTASGQRLAYATSWWEASHVDDYLQNRSLPIWASLARLRTELYRDVQGIYCGYSDVLEQEFQQAGPFWGRHYLFWHHGQPLTLIYEVFSPYLTRYLGPMQRSQP; encoded by the coding sequence TTGACATCAGCTTTTGAATCTGTAAGAAGCACCCTAGCATCACCACCTTGGTATGCCCTGCAGCCCATTTGGCAAGGGGGAGAAGAGGTAGTTCAGCAAGGCTTGCCCCATGATCAACTGGCCCCAACGTGGCAAATTCTCATGCTCGGGGATGGCTCGCCCACCCGTCACCTCCAGCTACTCACCGGCGAACGGACGGACGTGGATGTGATTGATATGTCGCTGATTGGCTGCGATCGCGACCAGGCTCCCAACGTGATTGACGTCATTCCAGGGCCCCGCCTGCGCCGCCAAGTGTGGCTACGTACCGCTTCTGGGCAACGGCTTGCCTATGCCACCTCCTGGTGGGAAGCCAGCCATGTTGACGACTATTTACAAAATCGATCGCTGCCCATTTGGGCTAGCCTCGCCCGCCTGCGCACCGAACTCTACCGAGATGTTCAGGGCATTTACTGCGGCTATTCCGACGTTCTAGAACAGGAATTTCAGCAAGCGGGCCCCTTCTGGGGACGGCACTATTTGTTTTGGCATCACGGACAGCCCCTCACCCTGATCTACGAGGTATTTTCTCCCTATCTAACGCGGTATTTGGGCCCCATGCAGCGATCGCAGCCCTAG
- a CDS encoding glycosyltransferase family 4 protein, with protein MKVTFVLPPVDMTGGIRVASIYADLLQQRGHQVTVVSTPAPRPRLRRQIRSVLTGKGWIPTDKKMSYFDDLDVPHRVIERSRPMVAADVPDADVIIATWWETAEWVAAMPEAKGTKVYFLQHYEIHDYLPVERVKATWALPMHKITIAQWLVDVAKETYGDPEVSLVPNAVDCQQFYAEPRGKQAIPTVGMMFSRAAWKGCDFAYEGVQRARQVIPNLKLLVFSMFQPGDNMLAGCTFFHKPSQAELRAIYASCDAWLFTSKIEGFGLPILEAMACRTPVIGTAAGAAPELLQEGAGQFIPFNDPQALADAIVAIAQMPDADWRAMSERAHERAIHYTWQDAVVTFEASLERAIARQQAGLLQPLTPPPPSTTPDVPESAL; from the coding sequence ATGAAGGTTACTTTTGTCTTGCCCCCCGTTGACATGACTGGAGGAATTCGGGTGGCGTCCATTTATGCTGATCTGCTGCAACAGCGGGGCCACCAGGTCACCGTCGTTTCCACGCCTGCCCCCCGCCCCCGATTGCGGCGGCAGATTCGCTCTGTGTTAACCGGCAAGGGATGGATTCCGACGGACAAGAAGATGTCCTATTTCGATGATCTTGATGTGCCCCACCGGGTGATTGAGCGATCGCGCCCCATGGTTGCCGCCGATGTGCCAGATGCTGATGTGATCATCGCCACCTGGTGGGAAACAGCCGAATGGGTAGCGGCGATGCCTGAGGCCAAAGGCACCAAGGTTTACTTCCTGCAGCACTACGAAATCCATGACTATCTACCCGTGGAGCGGGTGAAGGCTACTTGGGCCCTGCCCATGCATAAGATCACCATTGCCCAATGGCTGGTCGATGTTGCTAAGGAAACCTACGGCGATCCAGAGGTCTCCCTTGTCCCCAATGCGGTGGATTGTCAACAGTTCTATGCCGAACCTCGGGGCAAGCAAGCCATCCCCACCGTGGGCATGATGTTTTCTCGGGCCGCTTGGAAAGGCTGCGATTTTGCCTATGAGGGCGTTCAGCGAGCGCGACAGGTGATTCCTAATCTCAAACTCTTGGTGTTCAGCATGTTTCAGCCCGGCGACAATATGCTAGCCGGCTGCACCTTTTTCCATAAGCCCAGCCAAGCAGAGCTGAGAGCCATTTACGCAAGCTGTGATGCCTGGTTGTTCACCAGCAAGATTGAAGGCTTTGGGCTGCCAATTTTGGAAGCCATGGCCTGCCGAACACCCGTGATTGGCACTGCCGCCGGAGCCGCTCCCGAACTCTTGCAGGAAGGCGCTGGCCAATTCATTCCATTCAACGATCCTCAGGCCTTAGCGGATGCGATCGTGGCGATCGCTCAGATGCCCGATGCCGATTGGCGGGCCATGTCTGAGCGAGCCCATGAGCGGGCAATTCACTATACCTGGCAGGATGCGGTGGTGACCTTTGAGGCAAGTCTCGAACGAGCGATCGCCCGTCAGCAAGCGGGCCTGCTCCAGCCGCTCACCCCGCCGCCGCCATCAACGACCCCCGATGTGCCCGAGTCTGCACTCTAG
- a CDS encoding oligosaccharide flippase family protein → MPSLKSLALKGAIWTFAAYGFSQGIRLASNLILTRLLLPEFFGLMALVYTFIGGLTLFSDIGIGPSVIQNRRGNEPDFLNTAWTAQIIRGFGLWLCCLIIAWPVAALYEEPRLLWLVPVIGFTMVLGGLESMANYTLSREVAMGKLALFEISTQLIGTAVTVIWAWFDPTVWALAGGSLVAWSLRLIISHTLLPQVTPSRLKWDKDAIKEIISFGKWIFLSTAMMFLSTQSDRLLLGKFLSLEFLGIYSIAFTLGDLPRQINQKVYTKVLFPVMSKISDTPRSELRQKIMKSRQAALAGLMVVVVILASGGDIIIDFLYNENFESAGWILSIVALGLWPNLMADTLNPCLFAVGQPRYNAYGNFFSFLVIVVGIPGSIMILPEEIAPFGAVLAVALSELPFYIAIALGLYREKLSCLRQDAIFTGLLVVLLGSVLAVRTFLGLGLPWDGVFA, encoded by the coding sequence ATGCCCTCCCTCAAATCCCTAGCCCTCAAAGGTGCCATTTGGACCTTCGCCGCCTATGGCTTCAGCCAAGGCATTCGGCTAGCTAGCAACCTAATTCTCACCCGTTTGCTGCTCCCCGAATTCTTTGGCTTAATGGCGCTGGTCTACACCTTCATCGGCGGACTCACCCTCTTCTCAGATATTGGGATTGGCCCCAGCGTCATTCAAAATCGACGCGGCAACGAACCCGACTTCCTCAACACCGCCTGGACAGCCCAAATTATTCGGGGGTTTGGTCTATGGCTCTGCTGTTTGATCATCGCTTGGCCCGTCGCCGCGCTGTATGAAGAACCTCGCCTGCTCTGGCTGGTTCCCGTCATCGGCTTCACCATGGTCTTAGGCGGTCTAGAATCCATGGCCAACTACACTCTCAGCCGAGAGGTTGCCATGGGGAAACTGGCGCTCTTTGAAATTAGTACTCAGTTAATCGGTACGGCCGTCACGGTGATTTGGGCATGGTTTGATCCCACCGTTTGGGCCTTAGCCGGTGGATCGCTGGTGGCTTGGAGTCTGCGGTTAATCATTAGCCACACCCTTCTACCCCAAGTCACACCCAGCCGCCTAAAGTGGGATAAAGACGCCATCAAAGAGATTATTTCCTTTGGCAAATGGATTTTTCTATCCACCGCTATGATGTTCCTCTCCACCCAGTCTGACCGTCTCCTGCTGGGTAAATTCCTCTCGTTAGAGTTTCTAGGTATCTACAGCATTGCCTTTACCCTTGGCGACCTACCCCGGCAAATTAACCAAAAGGTTTACACCAAAGTGTTGTTTCCGGTGATGTCTAAAATTTCCGACACCCCTCGTTCAGAACTGCGCCAGAAAATTATGAAGTCTCGCCAGGCAGCCCTAGCAGGGTTGATGGTGGTAGTGGTGATCCTAGCGAGTGGCGGAGATATCATTATCGATTTTTTGTATAACGAAAACTTCGAAAGTGCCGGCTGGATTTTGTCCATCGTGGCGCTGGGGCTATGGCCCAACCTGATGGCCGATACCCTCAATCCTTGCCTATTTGCCGTGGGTCAACCCCGCTATAACGCCTATGGGAACTTTTTTAGCTTCTTAGTCATCGTCGTGGGTATCCCTGGATCGATCATGATCTTGCCGGAAGAGATAGCTCCCTTCGGGGCAGTATTGGCGGTGGCCTTAAGCGAATTGCCCTTTTATATTGCGATCGCCCTGGGGCTATACCGAGAAAAACTCTCCTGCCTGAGGCAAGATGCTATCTTCACCGGGCTTCTGGTCGTCCTCCTAGGAAGCGTATTAGCAGTACGCACTTTCTTAGGGCTAGGTCTACCCTGGGACGGCGTATTTGCCTAA